A part of Agromyces protaetiae genomic DNA contains:
- a CDS encoding 3-hydroxyacyl-CoA dehydrogenase NAD-binding domain-containing protein, translated as MTDYSKIDFSDLKAASEADEVVTHSYVRDITLASGKVLALITLDNGRDHTRPSTLGPVTLLELNDRLDELTARAAAGEIQAVGVTGKPYFLAAGADLSKVGEVPDRDSAKKMAQLGHFVLGKLGELGVPSFTFINGLALGGGVEIALNSDYRTVDASAPALGLPEVFLGIIPGWGGAYLLPNLIGIENALKVIVENPLKNNRMLKAKEAFDLGMADAIFPPVNFLEDSLKWADGVLTGKIQVKRPNVPGKLEKLAKWDVAIGIAKKSLEGKLGTTPKSPYRALELLKAAKSGTKAEGFEREDEALADLVSGDQFVASIYAFNLVQKRAKRPAGAPDRELARKVTKVGIIGAGLMASQFALLFVRRLQVPVVITDLDQSRVDKGLDYIRTEITKLEEKGRLDSDEANRLRALVSGTTDKADFADCDWVIEAVFEDLAVKQQVFAEVEPHLSETAILATNTSSLSVEQIGAKLAHPERVVGFHFFNPVAVMPLLEIVKAPATNDETLATAFAVAAKLKKSAVLTADAPGFVVNRLLAKVMGEAARAVDEGTPVPVVEKALAPIGLPMGPFELIDLVGWAVAAHVQDTMVREFPERFYSSENLHALAKLQGVVEKDKHGKVTDLSKEAKKVVTVGKSPVDEATILRRVEDELAREIKLMLDEKVVVAAEDIDLCLILGAGWPFQAGGATPYLDRVGASERAFGDTFHHPAIRGVGA; from the coding sequence GTGACCGACTACTCGAAGATCGACTTCAGCGACCTCAAGGCCGCTTCCGAGGCCGACGAGGTCGTCACGCACTCGTACGTGCGCGACATCACGCTCGCCTCGGGCAAGGTCCTCGCCCTCATCACGCTCGACAACGGCCGCGACCACACGCGCCCGTCGACGCTCGGCCCCGTGACGCTCCTCGAGCTGAACGACCGTCTCGACGAGCTCACGGCCCGTGCCGCCGCGGGTGAGATCCAGGCCGTCGGCGTCACCGGCAAGCCGTACTTCCTCGCCGCGGGCGCCGACCTCTCGAAGGTCGGCGAGGTGCCCGACCGCGACTCGGCGAAGAAGATGGCCCAGCTCGGCCACTTCGTGCTCGGCAAGCTCGGCGAGCTCGGCGTGCCGTCGTTCACGTTCATCAACGGCCTCGCCCTCGGCGGCGGCGTCGAGATCGCGCTCAACAGCGACTACCGCACGGTGGATGCCTCGGCGCCGGCCCTCGGCCTGCCCGAGGTGTTCCTCGGCATCATCCCCGGCTGGGGTGGCGCCTATCTCCTGCCGAACCTCATCGGCATCGAGAACGCCCTCAAGGTGATCGTCGAGAACCCGCTGAAGAACAACCGGATGCTGAAGGCGAAGGAGGCGTTCGACCTCGGCATGGCCGACGCGATCTTCCCGCCCGTCAACTTCCTCGAAGACTCGCTCAAGTGGGCCGACGGAGTGCTGACCGGCAAGATCCAGGTCAAGCGCCCGAACGTGCCCGGCAAGCTCGAGAAGCTCGCCAAGTGGGACGTCGCGATCGGCATCGCGAAGAAGTCGCTCGAGGGCAAGCTCGGCACGACGCCCAAGTCGCCGTACCGCGCGCTCGAGCTCCTGAAGGCCGCGAAGAGCGGCACGAAGGCCGAGGGCTTCGAGCGCGAAGACGAGGCGCTCGCCGACCTCGTCTCGGGCGACCAGTTCGTGGCGTCCATCTACGCCTTCAACCTCGTGCAGAAGCGCGCAAAGCGGCCGGCCGGTGCGCCCGACCGCGAGCTCGCGCGCAAGGTCACGAAGGTCGGCATCATCGGCGCCGGTCTCATGGCGAGCCAGTTCGCCCTGCTCTTCGTGCGTCGCCTGCAGGTGCCCGTGGTCATCACCGACCTCGACCAGTCGCGCGTCGACAAGGGCCTCGACTACATCCGCACCGAGATCACGAAGCTCGAAGAGAAGGGCCGTCTCGACTCCGACGAGGCGAACCGTCTGCGTGCGCTCGTCTCGGGTACGACCGACAAGGCCGACTTCGCCGACTGCGACTGGGTCATCGAGGCCGTCTTCGAGGACCTCGCCGTCAAGCAGCAGGTCTTCGCCGAGGTCGAGCCGCACCTCTCCGAGACGGCGATCCTCGCGACGAACACGTCGTCGCTGTCGGTCGAGCAGATCGGCGCGAAGCTCGCGCACCCCGAGCGGGTCGTCGGCTTCCACTTCTTCAACCCGGTCGCGGTCATGCCGCTCCTCGAGATCGTCAAGGCTCCGGCCACGAACGACGAGACCCTCGCCACCGCGTTCGCGGTCGCCGCGAAGCTCAAGAAGTCGGCCGTGCTCACGGCCGACGCGCCCGGCTTCGTCGTGAACCGGCTCCTCGCGAAGGTCATGGGCGAAGCGGCCCGCGCCGTCGACGAGGGCACCCCGGTGCCGGTCGTCGAGAAGGCGCTCGCACCCATCGGCCTGCCGATGGGTCCGTTCGAGCTCATCGACCTCGTCGGCTGGGCGGTCGCCGCCCACGTGCAAGACACGATGGTGCGCGAGTTCCCCGAGCGCTTCTACTCGTCGGAGAACCTGCACGCCCTCGCGAAGCTCCAGGGCGTCGTCGAGAAGGACAAGCACGGCAAGGTCACCGACCTCTCGAAGGAGGCGAAGAAGGTCGTCACGGTCGGCAAGTCGCCGGTCGACGAGGCCACGATCCTTCGTCGCGTCGAAGACGAGCTCGCTCGCGAGATCAAGCTCATGCTCGACGAGAAGGTCGTCGTTGCAGCGGAAGACATCGACCTGTGCCTGATTCTCGGCGCGGGCTGGCCGTTCCAGGCCGGCGGTGCGACGCCGTACCTCGACCGCGTCGGTGCGTCCGAACGCGCCTTCGGCGACACGTTCCACCACCCCGCGATCCGCGGCGTGGGCGCGTAA
- a CDS encoding alpha/beta hydrolase family protein, with translation MSRRVSAAAVIGVAAGVAAITAAVAATLAAVITARFARQVVTPVTTREEEFRITAVDLAAGTVELDGEDAALAGRYGLWFEHDSGHARLGEVLAGEGRSALRRLDGVDFGRLDRAKRGRLDGWLHLGPWELGRTYENVVVETPLGPSPAWFIPAAEPTTDWVVQIHGRGAKRQETLRAVEPVFAAGWNSLLASYRNDGEAPESVDRRYGLGGTEWEDAVAAVRYAREHGAERIVLMGWSMGGAIVLQAVLRSEEVREALVGVILESPAIDWVDILRFQGVLNGLPEEVGALVGRLLSTPAAVGVTGVASPIDLVSLNAVSRADEFETPMLLMHSEDDGYVPIDGARRFAEARPDLVQFEVFNGARHTKLWNHDPIRWTGLIRNWLAER, from the coding sequence ATGTCTCGACGGGTCTCCGCCGCAGCGGTGATCGGTGTCGCCGCGGGAGTCGCGGCGATCACGGCCGCAGTCGCGGCGACGCTCGCCGCGGTGATCACGGCACGCTTCGCACGGCAGGTCGTCACGCCCGTCACCACGCGCGAAGAGGAGTTCCGCATCACTGCGGTCGACCTCGCGGCGGGCACGGTCGAACTCGACGGAGAAGACGCCGCACTCGCCGGCCGGTACGGACTCTGGTTCGAGCACGACTCGGGCCACGCGCGTCTCGGCGAAGTGCTCGCGGGCGAGGGCCGTTCGGCCCTCCGCCGCCTCGACGGCGTCGACTTCGGTCGCCTCGACCGCGCCAAGCGCGGGCGGCTCGACGGATGGTTGCACCTCGGGCCGTGGGAACTCGGCCGCACCTACGAGAACGTCGTCGTCGAGACCCCGCTCGGGCCCTCACCTGCGTGGTTCATCCCCGCCGCGGAGCCGACGACCGACTGGGTCGTGCAGATCCACGGCCGCGGCGCGAAGCGCCAAGAGACGCTCCGTGCAGTCGAGCCCGTGTTCGCGGCCGGTTGGAACTCGCTCCTCGCCTCCTACCGGAACGACGGCGAAGCCCCCGAGAGCGTCGACCGCCGCTACGGCCTCGGCGGCACCGAGTGGGAAGACGCCGTCGCCGCCGTCCGCTACGCGCGCGAGCACGGCGCCGAGCGCATCGTGCTCATGGGCTGGTCGATGGGCGGGGCGATCGTGCTCCAGGCCGTGCTGCGCTCCGAAGAGGTGCGTGAAGCGCTCGTCGGAGTCATCCTCGAATCTCCCGCGATCGACTGGGTCGACATCCTGCGTTTCCAGGGTGTTCTCAACGGACTGCCCGAAGAGGTGGGCGCACTCGTCGGCAGGCTCCTCAGCACTCCCGCCGCCGTCGGCGTGACGGGCGTGGCCTCGCCGATCGACCTCGTGAGCCTCAACGCCGTCTCGCGTGCCGACGAGTTCGAGACGCCCATGCTCCTCATGCACTCCGAAGACGACGGCTACGTGCCGATCGACGGCGCACGCCGCTTCGCCGAGGCCCGCCCAGACCTCGTGCAGTTCGAGGTCTTCAACGGTGCGCGGCACACGAAGCTCTGGAACCACGACCCCATTCGCTGGACGGGGCTCATCCGGAACTGGCTCGCCGAGCGCTGA
- the dxs gene encoding 1-deoxy-D-xylulose-5-phosphate synthase translates to MTLLERIRGPRDLDDLSTEELAELAAEIRAYLVQNVAKTGGHLGPNLGVVEMTIAIHRVFHSPTDAVVFDTGHQSYVHKLLTGRQDFSTLRQQGGLAGYPQRSESEHDIVESSHASSSLSWADGISKAFEMTGQSDRHVVAVVGDGALTGGMTWEALNNISDDNTRKLVIIVNDNGRSYAPTIGGMARFLSSVRTQRTYRDLQISSARAFERLGAPARAFYRGVRGGMHGFLSRFTDNEALYSNLDIKYVGPVDGHDEHAMEAALRQAKQYGAPVIVHAITEKGRGYEPALRDVADQFHAVGQIDPETGESLETSSKPSWTSVFADSLVALAEENERLVGITAAMLRPTGLHRMAERFPSRVFDVGIAEQHAVTSAAGLAFGGLHPVVAIYATFMNRAFDQVLMDVALHKAGVTFVLDRAGVTGPDGPSHHGVWDLSVLQVVPGIRIAAPRDSVRLTEELAEAVKVDDGPTVLRFPKGSVGVEYDAVHRLDDGVDVLVESERKDVLLVAVGPMAGIALEVAERLESHGIGATVVDPRWVVPVPRSVVELAGEYRIVVSLEDGVRVGGIGTRIRQDLREAGVDTAVTELGLPDEFLDHATRGEILEAAGLTPQHIARDVTAMVLGSKLPHARGAGVDVPTDTRPQPRV, encoded by the coding sequence ATGACCCTGCTCGAGCGGATTCGAGGCCCTCGCGACCTCGACGACCTCTCGACGGAGGAACTCGCCGAACTCGCGGCTGAGATCCGTGCGTACCTCGTGCAGAACGTCGCGAAGACGGGCGGTCACCTCGGCCCGAACCTGGGCGTCGTCGAGATGACGATCGCGATCCACCGAGTCTTCCACTCGCCCACCGACGCCGTCGTCTTCGACACGGGGCACCAGTCGTACGTGCACAAGCTGCTGACCGGGCGCCAGGACTTCTCGACGCTGCGTCAGCAGGGCGGTCTCGCAGGCTACCCGCAGCGGTCTGAATCCGAGCACGACATCGTCGAGTCATCCCACGCGTCGAGCTCGCTCAGTTGGGCCGACGGCATCTCGAAGGCCTTCGAGATGACGGGGCAGTCCGACCGCCACGTCGTCGCGGTCGTGGGCGACGGCGCCCTGACGGGCGGTATGACGTGGGAGGCGCTCAACAACATCTCCGACGACAACACGCGCAAGCTCGTCATCATCGTGAACGACAACGGACGCTCGTATGCGCCCACGATCGGCGGGATGGCGCGGTTCTTGAGCTCGGTCCGCACGCAGCGCACCTACCGCGACCTGCAGATCTCCAGCGCGCGGGCGTTCGAGCGCCTCGGCGCCCCCGCGCGCGCGTTCTACCGCGGTGTGCGCGGCGGCATGCACGGCTTCCTGTCGCGCTTCACCGACAACGAGGCACTTTACTCGAACCTCGACATCAAGTACGTCGGCCCCGTCGACGGCCACGACGAGCACGCCATGGAGGCGGCGCTGCGTCAGGCGAAGCAGTACGGCGCTCCCGTGATCGTGCATGCGATCACCGAGAAGGGTCGCGGCTACGAGCCCGCGCTTCGCGACGTCGCCGACCAGTTCCATGCCGTCGGGCAGATCGACCCCGAGACGGGCGAGTCGCTCGAGACGTCGTCGAAGCCGTCGTGGACGAGCGTGTTCGCCGATTCCCTCGTCGCCCTCGCTGAAGAGAACGAGCGGCTCGTCGGCATCACTGCCGCGATGCTCCGCCCGACGGGTCTCCATCGCATGGCCGAGCGCTTCCCGAGTCGAGTGTTCGATGTCGGCATCGCCGAGCAGCACGCCGTCACGTCGGCCGCGGGCCTCGCGTTCGGCGGGCTGCATCCGGTCGTCGCGATCTATGCGACCTTCATGAACCGTGCGTTCGATCAGGTGCTCATGGACGTCGCGCTGCACAAGGCCGGCGTCACGTTCGTGCTGGACCGTGCCGGGGTCACCGGTCCCGACGGTCCGAGCCACCACGGCGTGTGGGACCTCTCGGTCCTCCAGGTCGTGCCCGGCATCCGCATCGCCGCTCCGCGCGATTCCGTGCGCCTGACCGAGGAACTCGCCGAAGCGGTGAAGGTCGATGACGGCCCGACCGTGTTGCGGTTCCCCAAGGGCAGCGTGGGCGTCGAGTACGACGCCGTGCACCGTCTCGATGACGGCGTCGACGTGCTCGTCGAGTCCGAACGCAAAGACGTGCTGCTCGTCGCCGTCGGCCCGATGGCCGGCATCGCGCTCGAGGTCGCCGAGCGGCTCGAGTCGCACGGCATCGGCGCAACGGTCGTCGACCCGCGATGGGTCGTGCCCGTGCCGCGGAGCGTCGTCGAGCTCGCGGGGGAGTACCGCATCGTCGTGAGCCTCGAAGACGGCGTCCGAGTCGGCGGCATCGGCACGCGCATCCGCCAAGACCTCCGTGAGGCGGGCGTCGACACCGCGGTGACCGAGCTCGGCCTTCCCGACGAGTTCCTCGACCACGCGACGCGAGGCGAGATCCTCGAGGCGGCGGGGCTCACGCCCCAGCACATCGCGCGGGATGTCACGGCCATGGTCCTCGGCTCGAAGCTGCCGCACGCGCGCGGCGCGGGCGTCGACGTGCCGACCGACACTCGCCCGCAGCCGCGGGTCTAG
- a CDS encoding DUF3000 domain-containing protein codes for MPDRATPAPAEFEAAITSIRGVVPRAELRVTEIPAPGSLAPYAIAFAADVAPAGHGDDSDLGTGRFILLYDPAEPEAWGGAFRVVCFAQAPLETDIGLDPFLADVAWSWLIDALDARSAHYVAANGTATKILSTGFGELAHRGDGAQIELRASWTPLDGDIAPHMEGWEELLCMLAGLPPRTEGVTALPRRRNRG; via the coding sequence GTGCCCGACCGTGCGACGCCAGCGCCTGCCGAGTTCGAGGCCGCGATCACCTCGATCCGCGGCGTCGTGCCGCGTGCCGAACTCCGTGTGACGGAGATCCCGGCGCCGGGCTCCCTCGCGCCCTATGCGATCGCGTTCGCGGCCGATGTCGCACCCGCGGGCCACGGCGACGATTCCGATCTCGGCACCGGGCGGTTCATCCTGCTCTACGACCCCGCCGAGCCCGAAGCGTGGGGCGGCGCGTTCCGCGTCGTGTGCTTCGCGCAAGCGCCGCTCGAGACCGACATCGGACTCGACCCGTTCCTCGCCGACGTCGCGTGGTCGTGGCTCATCGACGCACTCGACGCCCGCAGCGCCCACTACGTCGCCGCGAACGGCACGGCGACCAAGATCCTCTCGACGGGGTTCGGCGAACTCGCCCATCGCGGCGACGGCGCGCAGATCGAACTCCGGGCCTCCTGGACCCCTCTAGACGGCGACATCGCTCCGCATATGGAAGGCTGGGAGGAGTTGCTGTGCATGTTGGCAGGGCTTCCGCCCCGGACGGAAGGGGTGACCGCTCTGCCCCGACGGAGGAACCGTGGCTGA
- a CDS encoding thiolase family protein: MAERVDVVFVDGVRTPFGRAGEKGMYWNTRADDLVVKAITGLLERNPNLPKDRVDEVAIAATTQQGDQGLTLGRTSAILAGLPVTVPGYAIERMCAGAMTAVTTAGSGIGFGQYDIVIAGGVEHMGRHPMGQGADPNPRFLAEKLVDPQALNMGNTAERLHDRFPQLTKERADRFGMRSQQKVQAAYEAGHIQPDLVPVAIRTAEGWGLATEDEGRRPETTMEGLAALKTPFRPHGRVSAGNASPLTDGATAAILASGDAVKELGLTAKMRMVSYGFAGVPAEVMGIGPIPSTERALKNAGLSIEDIGLFELNEAFSVQVLSFLDHFGIDDDDPRVNPWGGAIAIGHPLAASGVRLMLQLARQFELHPEVRYGLTAMCVGLGQGGSVIWENPHHKKYGKGR, from the coding sequence GTGGCTGAACGAGTTGACGTCGTGTTCGTCGACGGGGTACGGACCCCGTTCGGACGGGCCGGCGAAAAGGGCATGTACTGGAACACCCGAGCCGACGACCTCGTGGTCAAGGCGATCACGGGCCTTCTCGAGCGCAACCCGAACCTTCCCAAGGACCGAGTCGATGAAGTGGCCATCGCCGCCACGACGCAGCAGGGCGACCAGGGCCTGACCCTCGGCCGCACGTCCGCGATCCTCGCCGGCCTCCCCGTGACGGTCCCCGGCTACGCGATCGAGCGCATGTGCGCCGGCGCGATGACCGCCGTCACGACGGCCGGCTCAGGCATCGGCTTCGGCCAGTACGACATCGTCATCGCCGGTGGCGTCGAGCACATGGGCCGTCACCCGATGGGCCAGGGCGCCGACCCCAACCCCCGCTTCCTCGCCGAGAAGCTCGTCGACCCGCAGGCGCTCAACATGGGCAACACGGCCGAGCGTCTCCACGACCGCTTCCCGCAGCTCACGAAGGAGCGCGCCGACCGCTTCGGCATGCGGAGCCAGCAGAAGGTCCAGGCGGCCTACGAGGCCGGACACATCCAGCCCGACCTCGTGCCCGTCGCGATCCGCACGGCCGAAGGCTGGGGCCTCGCGACCGAAGACGAGGGCCGCCGCCCCGAGACGACGATGGAGGGCCTCGCCGCCCTCAAGACGCCGTTCCGCCCGCACGGCCGGGTTTCGGCCGGCAACGCGTCGCCCCTCACCGACGGTGCGACCGCCGCGATCCTTGCGAGCGGCGACGCCGTCAAAGAGCTCGGCCTCACCGCCAAGATGCGCATGGTGAGCTACGGCTTCGCCGGCGTGCCCGCAGAGGTCATGGGCATCGGCCCCATCCCCTCGACCGAGCGCGCGCTCAAGAACGCCGGACTCTCGATCGAGGACATCGGCCTCTTCGAGCTCAACGAGGCGTTCTCGGTGCAGGTGCTGAGCTTCCTCGACCACTTCGGCATCGACGACGACGACCCCCGAGTCAACCCGTGGGGCGGCGCGATCGCGATCGGCCACCCGCTCGCGGCCTCGGGCGTCCGCCTCATGCTGCAGCTCGCCCGCCAGTTCGAGCTCCACCCCGAGGTCCGCTACGGCCTCACGGCCATGTGCGTCGGCCTCGGCCAGGGCGGCTCGGTCATCTGGGAGAACCCCCACCACAAGAAGTACGGAAAGGGCCGCTGA
- a CDS encoding DUF3159 domain-containing protein, with amino-acid sequence MTDPEGDARVERASQPDDSSSSAGREDSAQDVSAEASGDDATEPDLRDELKRQFAEAAERSGLGGLVRDERLAARDVLKAVGGVRGILEALFPGLVFLVLYSVLTSFSGWSGQEALVPSLGASVGLAVVFTIVRLVARSSPTQSIAGLVGVLLSAALSLWTGDARDNYVLGFFTNAGYALALLVSLFVKWPAIGLVVGFLVGDGTEWRTDKRKVRIAQFLTLAWIGFFVLRLVVQVPLYLVDNVQALGVTRLLMGVPLYALMLVFTWLVVRSAWQSSRAER; translated from the coding sequence GTGACCGACCCCGAGGGCGACGCGCGCGTCGAGCGCGCGTCGCAGCCTGACGACTCGTCGTCGAGCGCCGGTCGAGAAGACTCCGCTCAGGATGTCTCGGCCGAGGCATCCGGCGACGACGCGACCGAGCCCGACCTCCGCGACGAACTCAAGCGCCAGTTCGCCGAGGCGGCCGAGCGCAGCGGCCTCGGCGGGCTCGTGCGCGACGAACGGCTGGCCGCTCGCGACGTGCTGAAGGCAGTCGGCGGCGTCCGAGGCATCCTCGAAGCCCTGTTTCCCGGTCTCGTCTTCCTCGTCCTCTACTCGGTGCTCACGAGCTTCTCCGGCTGGAGCGGTCAAGAGGCGCTCGTGCCCTCGCTCGGCGCGTCCGTCGGGCTCGCAGTCGTCTTCACGATCGTGCGGCTCGTCGCGAGATCGAGCCCGACCCAGTCGATCGCCGGACTTGTCGGCGTCCTGCTCTCCGCGGCGCTCTCGCTGTGGACGGGCGACGCGCGCGACAACTACGTCCTCGGGTTCTTCACGAACGCGGGCTACGCGCTCGCGCTCCTCGTCTCGCTCTTCGTGAAGTGGCCCGCGATCGGACTCGTCGTCGGGTTCCTCGTCGGTGACGGCACCGAGTGGCGGACCGACAAGCGCAAGGTCCGGATCGCACAGTTCCTGACGCTCGCGTGGATCGGGTTCTTCGTGCTGCGACTCGTCGTGCAGGTGCCCCTGTATCTCGTCGACAACGTGCAGGCGCTCGGCGTGACGCGCCTCCTGATGGGTGTGCCGCTCTACGCGCTCATGCTCGTGTTCACGTGGCTCGTGGTGCGCTCGGCGTGGCAATCGTCGCGTGCCGAGCGGTGA
- a CDS encoding SufE family protein: MDASNLPAALAETREDFLALAVRDRLQLLLDFSNELPGLPEQYRDHPDLFEKVEECQSPVFIFVEVTDGIVHVYATAPAEAPTTRGFASILVQGLDGLTVDEVLTVPADYAQSLGLAEAVSPLRVRGMTGMLGRIKRQVGERAAA; the protein is encoded by the coding sequence ATGGATGCCTCGAATCTGCCCGCCGCGCTCGCCGAGACGCGCGAAGACTTCCTCGCGCTCGCGGTGCGGGATCGGCTGCAACTGCTCCTCGACTTCTCGAACGAGCTCCCCGGGCTGCCCGAGCAGTACCGCGACCACCCCGACCTCTTCGAGAAGGTCGAGGAGTGCCAGTCCCCGGTGTTCATCTTCGTCGAGGTGACCGACGGCATCGTCCACGTCTACGCGACGGCTCCCGCCGAGGCGCCGACGACGCGCGGGTTCGCGTCGATCCTCGTGCAGGGGCTCGACGGGCTCACGGTCGACGAGGTGCTCACCGTGCCGGCCGACTACGCGCAGTCGCTCGGTCTCGCCGAAGCTGTGTCGCCGCTGCGGGTGCGCGGCATGACGGGCATGCTCGGGCGCATCAAGCGCCAGGTGGGTGAGCGCGCAGCCGCCTGA
- a CDS encoding ribonuclease D, whose amino-acid sequence MAEFRVIETRAAFESAVEQLSAGTGPIAVDAERASGFRYSQRAYLIQMYRRDAGTFLFDPPAIGDFAPLEDVIAQEEWVLHAASQDLACLREVGLDPSTIFDTELAARLLGMPRVGLASVVEELLGIKLAKEHSAADWSTRPLPQSWLTYAALDVELLVDVRDLLVERLAEKSKDGIAAQEFESVLHKEAKPAAAEPWRRLSGVHGIRHARNLAVARSLWVARDARAVELDVAPGRLIPDASIVAVARSLPRTKRALADLREFTGRASRSEIDRWWSAVEDGLATTELPAIRVPSDAPPPPRAWASRHPDADARLRLAKQAVADKAEALVMPVENLLTPDHLRRVAWRPPADTSERGIREALAALGARAWQLDATAQIISVAFVEAEQSVEDASASAS is encoded by the coding sequence GTGGCTGAATTCCGGGTGATCGAGACCCGTGCGGCGTTCGAGAGCGCGGTCGAGCAGCTCTCCGCCGGAACCGGGCCGATCGCGGTCGACGCCGAGCGGGCGAGCGGGTTCCGCTATTCGCAGCGGGCGTACCTGATCCAGATGTACCGGCGCGACGCCGGCACGTTCCTCTTCGATCCGCCGGCGATCGGCGATTTCGCGCCGCTCGAAGACGTCATCGCGCAAGAGGAGTGGGTGCTCCACGCGGCGAGCCAAGACCTCGCGTGCCTCCGCGAGGTCGGCCTCGACCCGAGCACGATCTTCGACACCGAGCTCGCGGCCCGCCTCCTCGGCATGCCGCGCGTGGGCCTCGCGTCGGTCGTCGAAGAGCTCCTCGGCATCAAGCTCGCGAAGGAGCACTCGGCGGCCGACTGGTCGACGCGCCCGCTCCCCCAGTCGTGGCTGACGTATGCCGCGCTCGACGTCGAGCTCCTCGTCGACGTGCGCGACCTGCTCGTCGAGCGTCTCGCCGAGAAGAGCAAAGACGGGATCGCCGCGCAGGAGTTCGAATCGGTCCTGCACAAGGAGGCGAAGCCTGCCGCCGCGGAGCCGTGGCGACGCCTTTCGGGCGTGCACGGCATCCGCCACGCGCGCAATCTCGCGGTCGCGCGGTCGTTGTGGGTCGCGCGCGACGCGCGAGCGGTCGAGTTGGATGTCGCGCCGGGCCGCCTGATTCCGGATGCCTCGATCGTCGCCGTCGCGCGCAGCCTCCCCCGCACCAAGCGCGCGCTCGCCGATCTCCGCGAGTTCACGGGTCGGGCGAGCCGCTCCGAGATCGATCGCTGGTGGTCGGCCGTCGAAGACGGTCTCGCGACCACCGAGCTCCCCGCGATCCGGGTGCCGAGCGATGCGCCGCCGCCGCCCAGGGCGTGGGCTTCGAGGCATCCAGACGCCGACGCGCGCCTGCGCCTCGCGAAGCAGGCCGTCGCCGACAAGGCCGAAGCGCTCGTCATGCCGGTCGAGAACCTCCTGACGCCCGACCACTTGCGCCGGGTGGCGTGGAGGCCGCCGGCAGACACGTCCGAGCGAGGCATCCGCGAGGCCCTCGCCGCGCTCGGTGCGCGCGCGTGGCAGCTTGACGCGACCGCACAGATCATCTCCGTCGCGTTTGTGGAGGCCGAACAATCGGTGGAAGACGCGTCAGCCAGCGCTTCGTAG
- a CDS encoding TetR/AcrR family transcriptional regulator, producing MFSSADVSEQPDVSSTPSTKSERTRALVRDIALRSFRERGYDATTIRLVATEAGMSVGATHYHFPSKHHLVQELYLDVQAAHRAAAEPLLEASDDLIERLGIVYRTGLDGLAPYHPFAPEFLSAAVSPRSPINPLSTESAPALAIVRGLFADAITGARTRLPVELEERLPDALTLAHLLLALFWVYDRSPGQVRSRRLVDRGLGLLKGALPLVRTPLLRKPVRDLLDLVAEVRA from the coding sequence ATGTTCAGTTCTGCGGATGTCTCAGAGCAGCCGGATGTCTCGAGCACGCCTTCGACCAAGAGCGAGCGCACGCGCGCACTGGTCCGCGACATCGCGCTCCGCTCGTTCCGCGAGCGCGGATACGACGCGACGACCATCCGGCTCGTCGCCACCGAGGCCGGAATGTCGGTCGGAGCCACGCACTACCATTTCCCGTCGAAGCACCACCTCGTGCAAGAGCTCTACCTCGACGTGCAAGCAGCGCACCGCGCCGCCGCAGAGCCGCTGCTCGAGGCATCCGACGATCTCATCGAACGCCTCGGCATCGTCTACCGCACCGGTCTCGACGGGCTCGCGCCGTACCATCCGTTCGCTCCCGAGTTCCTCTCTGCCGCGGTTTCACCACGCTCCCCGATCAATCCGCTGTCGACCGAGTCGGCGCCCGCGCTCGCGATCGTGCGCGGGCTCTTCGCGGACGCCATCACTGGAGCAAGGACGCGGCTCCCCGTCGAGCTCGAGGAGCGCCTGCCCGACGCGCTGACGCTCGCGCACCTGCTGCTCGCGCTCTTCTGGGTCTACGACCGCTCCCCCGGGCAGGTCCGCAGCAGGCGGCTCGTCGACCGCGGCCTGGGGCTCCTCAAGGGCGCGCTGCCGCTCGTGCGGACGCCGCTCCTGCGGAAGCCCGTCCGCGACCTGCTCGATCTCGTCGCAGAGGTTCGAGCGTGA